In a genomic window of Glycine max cultivar Williams 82 chromosome 13, Glycine_max_v4.0, whole genome shotgun sequence:
- the LOC102659499 gene encoding uncharacterized protein has protein sequence MVIIPISLLAEEEKGLEVLVEEILEVEVITMVKCAHVVELIGTPVEECYRKHGYPPGHKLYRTQNGSINNAMREESNASDLNDSQETQNQNIRVMPQQYQVLMSLLQHQSNNGGFTSGTSHINQVGTVTKPHIGKVLSFTCSISKAEPRDWILDSGATNHVACSLKFFYTHKQISPITVQLPTGQQVIVTHSGIVKFFDSLYLENVLYLPIFNFNLISISKLVANLRCQLIFSSDHCLILDVTNQRMIGTIECVQGLYRLMLPSAESVVINTISLNAKSVFSCNKVPINLCHFCLGHPSHDRFHLLK, from the coding sequence ATGGTTATCATCCCAATTTCTCTTCTAGCAGAGGAGGAAAAGGGGTTAGAGGTTCTGGTAGAGGAAATTTTGGAGGTAGAAGTAATAACAATGGTAAAGTGTGCACACGTTGTGGAATTAATAGGTACACCAGTTGAAGAATGTTATAGGAAACATGGATATCCACCTGGGCACAAGTTGTACAGGACTCAAAATGGTTCGATCAATAATGCTATGAGAGAGGAGTCTAATGCCTCGGATTTAAATGATAGTCAAGAGACACAGAATCAAAATATCAGAGTCATGCCACAACAATATCAAGTTTTGATGTCACTGCTTCAACATCAATCTAATAATGGAGGATTCACTTCAGGCACGTCACACATTAATCAAGTTGGTACTGTTACTAAACCTCACATAGGTAAAGTTCTTTCATTTACTTGTAGCATAAGCAAAGCTGAGCCTAGAGATTGGATCTTAGACTCAGGAGCAACTAACCATGTTGCTTGCTCTTTAAAATTCTTCTacacacacaaacaaattaGTCCTATAACAGTTCAATTGCCTACTGGTCAACAAGTGATAGTCACACATTCAGGAATTGTGAAATTTTTTGACTCTCTATACCTTGAAAATGTGTTGTATTTgccaattttcaatttcaacctCATATCTATTTCCAAATTAGTTGCAAATTTGAGATGTCAATTGATTTTTTCTAGTGATCATTGTTTGATACTGGATGTGACCAACCAGAGGATGATTGGTACAATTGAGTGTGTGCAGGGACTTTACAGATTGATGTTGCCGTCTGCTGAAAGTGTTGTAATCAACACAATTAGCCTTAATGCCAAATCTGTATTTTCTTGTAACAAGGTGCCAATTAAcctatgccatttttgtttagGCCACCCTTCACATGATAGATttcatttgttaaaataa